From a single Micromonospora pallida genomic region:
- a CDS encoding ABC transporter permease, whose translation MAREAGPVAGYDPAQLVTFVWMGQGLLGVVLLWSETELADRIRTGDVVADLLRPVDPVTSHLATDLGRAGYAVLARMLPPVLVGPVFFEVYLPTRWTTGLLFPLSVLLAVVTCFGCRYLVNSTAYWLHDVRGPMILFTLSAGVLSGLYFPLRFLPEGLYQAMWIVTPFPSLFQTPLDVLVEVDPSLTSFALVGVQVVWAALILAACRLVQRRAERRLVVQGG comes from the coding sequence GTGGCTCGCGAGGCCGGCCCGGTCGCCGGCTACGACCCGGCCCAATTGGTGACCTTCGTCTGGATGGGACAGGGCCTGCTCGGCGTGGTCCTCCTGTGGAGCGAGACCGAACTGGCCGACCGGATCCGGACCGGGGACGTGGTCGCCGACCTGCTCCGCCCGGTCGACCCGGTGACCAGCCACCTCGCCACTGACCTGGGCCGCGCCGGGTACGCGGTGCTGGCCCGCATGCTGCCGCCGGTGCTGGTCGGCCCGGTCTTCTTCGAGGTCTACCTGCCGACCCGCTGGACCACCGGGCTGCTGTTCCCGCTCTCGGTGCTGCTGGCCGTGGTGACCTGCTTCGGCTGCCGGTATCTGGTCAACAGCACCGCCTACTGGCTGCACGACGTCCGGGGCCCGATGATTCTGTTTACGCTCAGTGCCGGTGTGCTGTCCGGGCTCTACTTCCCGCTGCGCTTCCTGCCGGAGGGGCTCTACCAGGCGATGTGGATCGTCACCCCGTTTCCGAGCCTCTTCCAGACCCCGCTCGACGTGCTGGTAGAGGTCGATCCGTCGCTGACCTCGTTCGCCCTCGTCGGGGTGCAGGTGGTCTGGGCGGCGCTGATCCTGGCGGCCTGCCGGCTGGTGCAACGCCGCGCCGAGCGTCGGCTGGTGGTGCAGGGTGGCTGA
- a CDS encoding ABC transporter permease, giving the protein MADPAGSTLRAYRALLGAQARSQTAYRVSFTVDLVGNVGATFFDVLTVFVLFGVTREMGGFTLRETFVMVALSACSFATADLLVGNVERLPRYVRTGLFDTVLLRPLGALPQLLLMDLPLRKISRVLLGLAVLVVAVGSAGIDWTPARAVLVVLAPLAGVVFFGSIFVATATVSFYWVESGQLANSITYGGRDFTSYPVTVFGGWFRAVFAYGLGFAFVSYHPALALLGRDDPLGLPPWVGWASPGVAVVAAAIAATAWRIGVRHYRSTGS; this is encoded by the coding sequence GTGGCTGACCCGGCCGGCTCGACGCTGAGGGCGTACCGGGCCCTGCTCGGTGCGCAGGCCCGGTCGCAGACCGCGTACCGGGTGTCGTTCACCGTGGACCTGGTCGGCAACGTCGGGGCGACCTTCTTCGACGTGCTCACCGTCTTCGTCCTCTTCGGCGTGACCCGGGAGATGGGCGGCTTCACCCTGCGCGAGACGTTTGTGATGGTTGCCCTCTCGGCGTGTTCCTTCGCCACCGCCGACCTGCTGGTCGGCAACGTCGAACGACTGCCCCGGTACGTGCGCACCGGCCTGTTCGACACGGTGCTGCTGCGCCCGCTCGGCGCGCTGCCGCAACTGCTGTTGATGGACCTGCCGCTGCGCAAGATCTCCAGGGTGCTCCTCGGGCTGGCCGTGCTGGTGGTGGCGGTCGGCTCGGCCGGCATCGACTGGACCCCGGCCCGGGCGGTGCTGGTGGTGCTTGCCCCGCTGGCCGGCGTGGTCTTCTTCGGGTCGATCTTCGTGGCCACCGCGACCGTCTCGTTCTACTGGGTCGAGTCGGGGCAACTGGCCAACTCGATCACCTACGGTGGGCGGGACTTCACCTCGTACCCGGTCACCGTCTTCGGCGGCTGGTTCCGCGCGGTCTTCGCGTACGGGCTGGGGTTCGCTTTCGTCAGCTACCACCCGGCGCTGGCGCTGCTCGGCCGGGACGACCCGCTCGGCCTGCCGCCCTGGGTGGGGTGGGCCTCGCCGGGCGTCGCGGTGGTCGCCGCCGCGATCGCCGCCACGGCGTGGCGAATCGGTGTCCGACACTACCGGAGTACGGGGTCCTGA